The genomic segment TTCAGTGCTGTCTTCAGCCTGGACATCTCAATCGCTCGAGAGCACCTGGGAATTTAGGGCAGCCGTTGTGTGCATCACTGCCGTGGACACAAGGCACAGCATCGATACCATCAGCGAAATCTCTCCATTCGAGGCCAGCCCGGTGACCACCACCTCCCCGCGCACCGAGTTTGAGCAGCAGCTGTGCACCCAGCTGCTGAGCCTCAGTGAAGTGGTGGAGACCCTGGCCGATCGGTTGATGGAGCTGGACGCCAGGCTGTCCGAAGTCGAGGGGCAACAGGTCGCTGATGCGGCGACCGCTGCCGTGAGTGATGACGCCAGTGATCTGCTTTCCGCGAGCGAAGAAAAGGTTCGGATGCTGCTGGACCGTCTGAATCCGAGCGAGGTGACCCCCCTTCATGCCGTGGATCTCTCGGATGGTCCCGAACCGGAGACATCTCCATCCCCGGATGCGTCCGAGGACGAACGTGTTGAGGACGAGGCGATCAGTGATGACACCGAATACGTCGATGATCCCCAAATTGATCTGCTATCCGCCTGATCAATCCAGCTCCAGAAGGCGTATGCGAAATCCAGCCACCTGCCTCGCCATGTCGGGTGAACTGATCAGAAACGGGTGATCGGCCATCGCAGCCAACACGGTCTCCAGATGGTCTCCCTGGCTCACCTTCGAGTTGTTTCCGCCTCGAAGTTGTTTCCACGTGCGGTCAAAGACCATCGCGAAACTATCGGCGTTGTTGAACAGCCTGTCGGTCGCCGCATCGGGGGGGATGAAGGACACAGGACATTCGGCATCAGGGTGATGCCAGGACCCAGATTTGAACTGGGGACACGGCGATTTTCAGTCGCCTGCTCTACCAACTGAGCTATCCCGGCGTGTCGCCTTGGCGACGGCGATATCTTAAATCACGGCATGGGGATGGGGTGCGGGCAAGACAGATCAGGCCTGCGACGCGATGGCCGGATGCCTCGAGAGCTGAACGGGCCGCCATGGCTGTCCCACCGGTGGTGAGAATGTCGTCGACAAGCCAGATGATGCGATCGTTGTTGTGCGCGACACCCGTGTTGTCGACACTGAAGACTCCCCGAAGATTGGCGAGCCGCTGCTGGCGATTCAGGTTGTGCTGACCAACGCCAGCACGGGTCCGCCGCAGGATCGGTCGATGCTCCATCCCCAGGCCGGTTGCAATCAGGTCAGCAAAAGACCGTCGTTGTTGGCGACGCCAGCTTGGTATCGGCACCAGCACCGCATCCTTCTCGACAGTGCAGCGATCAGCCAGAAGCTGAACCAGGCCATTCAGCCGAGAGGGTTCGGGGGCCTTGCGCTGCCTGTTGACAAATGTTCGGACTGCTCCGGAATAGTGGGCGAGGGCTTGCCACGGCAGCGGGTCCTCCCCTTTCAGCACGGCTGAAGGAACCCCCAGTCGTCGGCGACAGTCCGGGCAGGGCAGGCCGCTCGCAAAGGCATCGACGGGTTGCCGGCAGAACGGGCAGCTGGGTTCAACCAGAAGGCTGCGGGCAGCCTTGAGAATGCCATTCAGCAAGGGTGCGCTCGCCGTTCCTCAACAGGATTCCCCTCAGTCCTTGTCGTTCGGCATGGCCCGAAGCATCGTGACCAGCGTGCGATGGGCATCTTCGCTGTCGGTGAGGCTGTGATCGAAGCGAATGCGAACGCTCTCGCCATCAACCTCCAGCTCCATGTCGTCGGGGGTGACGGCCACCATGCGTGCGTTGGTCGGGGCTGTGATGCCCCCGTAGTGACGCGCGTAGGCCAAGACCGCCTCAGCGTGATCGTTATTCATGTGTCGGCAGATCCGAGTGCTGACGTCGGCGGTTAGGGGATCAGCTGGCATGACGGAAACGGTTCCTGTGCAAACTCTGGCAGTGATTGGGTCAGCCGAAGCGTTCCAGGAGCAGCAAGCCCAGCCGGATGCCGCTGAACGTCACATAGCCGGCAAGGATGACGAACAGGCCGATGGCCAGACCATCGCGCAACTTGTTGGGCATGGCGCTCCAGGGATGGATGAATTCTTACCTGGCGACGGCATCGAGTGCCAAACGTGCGGCGCCGGCTGCCGGCGGACGGAAGCAACTCACGACCGGAATCTTCAGACGACGTTCGCGAAGACGTCTCCACTGCGGATTGCGGGCACCTCCGCCCAGGCTGATCACCCGTCTTGGGGCCGGGGCACCCAGTTCAGTCAGGCAACGCCAGCCCTGTTGTTCGATCTCCGCCAACCCTTCAAGCAATCCGTGGAGATAAAGCGCGTCGCTGACTGGTCGTGGCTCCAGAACGGGTTGAAGGTTGGGATTGTCGACGGGAAAGCGCTCTCCAGGGCCAGGGTATGGCCGCAGGCACAGGCCACTGTCGGACTCCGGGTCAATCTGACGGCTGAGTTCCTGGAGAACACTGGGATCAAACAGCTTGCTGAGCACGCCACCGCCGGCGTTGGAAGCCCCTCCACAGAGCCAGCGTCCACCCACCCGGTGTAGGGTGATCCCCGGTCCCCGGATGGGTCGATCGGTGAAGCGCTTCATCACCAACGTGGTCCCCAACACGGTGATGCCATCGTCGTCTCCGGGATCCGCCGCCAGAACGGCTGCATTGGAATCCGTTGTCCCAGCGATGACTTGAAGCTGATGCGGCAGATCCAGCTCATTGGCACGTTCAGCGTCAATGAGCCCGAGCCTTGATCCGCTGGGACAGATCTGGGGCAGGGCTTGCCCCCATGCCTGGTCGATCAGTCCAGGCAGCCAGGCGTTGCGCTCGAGATCCCATCCCAGCCGCACGTTGTTGCCTTCCTCTCCCCATCGCCAGTCGTTGAGAAGCCAACCGTTCAGCCAGTCCGCCTGATGCCGAAGCAGCAGATCTTGGCCGTACTGTTCCATCAGCCGCAGGCCTCGAGCCAGGCTGCTGCTCGAGCTGGCGGCTGGCCCTCCTTCTGGAACGAGCTGTTGAAGTTGTTCCGTGTGGGCTGGAAAGGCTTCGGAGTACCGGAGAGCTCGGCTAATCGGGGTTCCATTGGCCTCGCAGGCCAACAGGGTGCCCGATGTGCCATCCACTGCGAGGGCTACGAGTCTGGAGCGCATGCACTCCGGGATGGCCCGGATGAGCTCCCGGCATCCCTGCTGCCAGTCTTCCGGTTGCGTCAGACCCGTTCGATAGCGCGAGGATTGGCTGTGCAGAATCGTTGTCTGCCGATCAAGCACGGCAACCCTGATGCCGCTGGTCCCGAGGTCGATGCCCAGTACCAGCGGGCTCTCACCCATCGGGTTCAGACGGTGACGCCTTGCTTCAAGCGGCTCGCTTCAGCCTGCAGGAGCTCCGCGCTCTTGTCGGCAACATCTTCCCAGGGGGCCTTGAGATCATTCCGTCCGAAGTGCCCGTAAGCGGCGGTGTTTTGGTAGAACCGACCTCCCCTTTGCTGGGGGAGGGTTCGCAGGCCGAAGCTTTCGATTATGGCGCCGGGACGCAGGTCGAAGTGCTCCTGCACAAGTTCGGTGAGTTCCGCATTGGAGACCTTCCCTGTACCGAAGGACTCGACCAGGATCGAGACGGGTCGCGCCACGCCAATGGCGTAACTCAGCTGCACTTCGGCGCGCTCTGCAAGCCCTGATGCCACAAGGCATTTGGCCACGTAACGAGCTGCGTAAGCCGCTGAACGGTCCACCTTGGTTGGGTCCTTGCCGGAGAAGGCCCCTCCGCCATGACGGGCGTAACCGCCATAGGTGTCAACGATGATCTTGCGGCCGGTCAGGCCTGCGTCGCCCTGGGGGCCCCCCACCACAAATTTTCCGGTGGGGTTCACCAGATACCTTGTGTCAGCCCGGTTGGGCTTGAGGGCGAGATCGGCAGTGGCAGGTTCCACGACATGGGTCCAAAGATCCTCTGTGATGCGATCCCGGATCCCTTGCTCGTCACTGATGCCGGCCACCTCGGCGGTGTGCTGGGTGGAGATCAGGATGGTGTCGATGGCGACGGGTCGGTCGTCCTCGTAGACGACGCTGACCTGGGTTTTCCCGTCAGGCAGCAGGTAGTCGAGGGTGCCGGCATGGCGAACCTCGGCCAGACGTTTGGAGAGACGGTGAGCCAGGCTGATTGGCAGCGGCATCAGCTCCGGAGTCTCATTGCAGGCATAGCCGAACATGATTCCCTGATCTCCGGCTCCGACACGGTCGAGGGGATCACCTTCATGGTCATCGGCTTCATCGACCCCTTGGGCAATATCCGGCGATTGCTGATCCAGGGCCACCAGCACAGCGCAACTGTTGGCATCGAATCCTCCGGCTCTGGCGCCGCTGTAGCCAATCTCCCGGATCACATTGCGAACCAGATGGATGAAATCCACCTGGGCTTTGGACGTCACCTCGCCCGTGATCATGCAAAGACCTGTGTTCACCACGGTCTCGCAGGCGACCCGGCTTGAGGGATCCTGAGCCAGGAGTGCATCGAGCACGGCGTCACTGACCTGATCGCAGATCTTGTCTGGATGTCCCTCCGTGACCGACTCAGACGTGAACACGTGGCGGCTCATGGATGCGATCAATCAGTTCGGCGGACTTTACGCGGAGGCTTTCACATTCAGATCTGCCCATCGTTCAAAAAGATGATCGGCGCTTGGCAGGTGTGGGGGCACGGCCCAGCCGCCACGGAAACCGAGCACAACGCCGATGCCAGCCGCGGTGGCCATCGTCAGATCCGTTTCCGCATCGCCAATCAGGGCACAGTCCTTCGGTTGCAGATCACACTGCGCGCAGAGCGCCTGCACGGCGCCGGGATCAGGTTTCGACGGTGCGTCGTCGGCACTCCAGAGGCCGCTGATCCGCTTGTGCAGGTCGTGGTGAGACAAGAACTGATCAATCCCGTCCCTGGTGTCATTGCTGATCACGGCCATCGTGACCGCTGCCTGATTAAGGGCTTCGATCAGGCCATCGACGCCTGGCAACAGCTCACTGATCGTCGGCAAGCCTGATGGAGATTGATCGCTTGCGTCGAAACTGTCTGATGCGATCCGGCTGGCTTCCGGCCAGCTGCAACCCTGAAGACAGAGCACGGTTGCCATCGAGGTGAGATTGTCACGCCGTGCCGCAACAGCCAGGGTTCCCGCTGGATCGAGACCGTTGTCCCGTCGGCCGAACGCATCGCGCAGTTGTTGCCGCAAGGCATCTTCCGAGAGTGCTGCCCTCCCCAATGTTTTCCAGATCTGCAGTGCTTGCGAAATTCGATCGTCCGCAAGCTTCAGCAGGTGAGGCTCACTGCGCGAAAGGGTGCCGTCCTTATCGAACAGCACCCCTTTCACCCGTCCGATGGGCTGACCCTTCAACAGCAGTTCAGCCATCGCTGGCTGTCTCAGACCATCATCACTCCAAGGCCTTCCTCGCCTTCCTCAGCCTGCTCCAGCAACATCTTCTTGTAGCGAGCGGCCATTTCCTCGGCGTTGTCGAAGACCTTCTGCGGATCGGTCAGCATGTCGCCCGGTTCGGGTTCCAGCGCTTTGGTGGAGAGCGAAATCCTTCCCCGTTCCGCATCGAGATCGATGATCATCACCTTCATCTGATCGTTGACGTTCAGCACCGAGTGCGGCGTTTCGATGTGTTCATGGCTGATCTCTGAAATGTGAAGCAGGCCGCTCACACCGCCGATATCAATGAAAGCGCCGTAGGGCTTGATGCCTCGAACGGTTCCGATGACCACTTCTCCCACCTCGAGGCGATTCATCTTGCGTTCGACCAGCGCCCTCCGATGGCTGAGCACCAGGCGATTGCGCTCCTCATCCACTTCCAGGAACTTCAGCGGCAGGAAGTCTGCAACCAGCTCTTCCTTCGGCTTGCGGGTGCTGATGTGAGAGCCGGGAATGAAGCCTCTCAGTCCTTCAACCCTCACCAGTGCACCACCACGGTTGGTGGCAAAGACCTCTGAATAAATCGTGGCGTCTTCTTTCTGAAGTTGTCGGACCCGCTCCCAGGCGCGTTGGTATTCGATCCGGCGAACCGACAGGGCGAGTTGACCGTCCTCGTTCTCCTCACTCATGATGAAGAACTCACGGATTTCACCGGGCTGCAGGACGTCACCGAGCCCTTCGACCCGGTTGATCGACACCTCCTGCAGTGGCATGAAAGCCGCGGTCTTGGCACCGATATCGATCATGGCGCCCTTGGATTCGAGGGCGAACACGGTGCCGTTAACGATGTCGCCTGGCTTGAAGTTGTAGTCGTACTTGCTTAGAAGAGCAGCAAATTCATCCAGGGTGAACCCGGCATCATCAAGGCTTCGGCTTGTGGCTCTGCTGCTTGGGTCATCCGCACTTGGGACGTCCTCAGGGATGCTCAGATCGTCCTCGCCGAATGCCTGTTCAGCGTCGTCGACGGCAGAGCTCTGATCCGCTGATGTCTCAGTGGTCACAGAGGCGTTTGTCGCTTCAGCTGCTGGAGTTTCCTGAACCTGCTCTTCGGTGGGCGTCGCGGACATGGGGGTATGGCGGTCTGCCTCGGGAGGGCAGTACGAGAATGTCCATGGTTCGCCCGCCGACGATCCACGGAGAATTCACGATCTTACAGACTGGACTTCAGCCTTCGGACGTCAGCCGACGGCCGCGAGGTGCGTCTCGTCCCGATTCATGGTTTCCAGAGTCGAAATGAAATCGCTGATGCCGCGGAACTGTCGATACACCGAGGCGAAACGGATGTAGGCCACTTCACTCATCACCTTGAGCTGAGCCAGCACCAGTTCGCCAATCTCGGCGCTGCTGACATCCCGTCCGCTGCGTTGCTGCAGCTGCAGTTCCAGCTCTTCAACCATCGTTTCGAGCCGGGAAGCGTCGAGACCGGTTTTTTCACACGCTCTGTTCAGACCGTGCAGAAGCTTGCTGCGACTGAAGATCTCACGGCTGCCATCGCGTTTGACAACGGTGATTGGAACGGTTTCCACCCGCTCGTAGGTGGTGAACCGGAACTCGCAGTTGAGACATTCTCGGCGTCGCCGCACACTGCGACCGGAATCAGCTGCGCGTGATTCGAGCACACGACTATCGGTGTTCTGGCAGGAGGGGCACTGCACGCCCTGTTCAACCTTGAAGGTGCACCAACTGTAGACAGTGTTTTGAGTCTTGAGAAGGGCCTTCACGACATCAGTCTCAGCTTTGATTCGCCAGGATGCTTGCCGCTGTAATGAGACTGGCCGTTTCACGGATCCAGATCGAGATCAGCCTGCGACGAGGTCTCGGCAGGAAATGAAAAAACCCTGCCGCGGCAGGGTTTTTGGGGACACCTATTTACCGATCTTTGGAGGATCTCGGAAGGCGATTGCGAAAAACAAAGTCGCGATCGCGAAGGTGAGGATGAGGATGTAAGCGAAGCTTTCCATCGGAAGACTCCTGTAGGGCGATTATTTGAGTGGAGTTCCCGCGGGGGGAACGTAACCATCGGGAAGACGGCGGGTGGTTTGGTCACCGAGCTTGGCGAAGAGGCCGAACTCAACCTGATCGCCAAGATCGGGGTCAATACCCGCGAACACATCGCGATACAGGGTTCGGGCACCGTGCCAGATGTGTCCGAAGAAGAACAGCAATGCAAAGGTTGCGTGACCGAAGGTGAACCAACCTCGGGGTGAACTCCTGAAGACACCGTCGGAGTTGTAAGTCTCTCTGTCGAAGTCGAAGGCCTCGCCGAGCTGAGATTTACGAGCCAGACGCTTCACGTCAGCTGGGTCGCTGAATGTTTGACCATCGAGGGCTCCTCCAAACACCTGAGCCGTCACACCCTGCTGCTCGAAGGAGTACTTCGCTTCAGCACGACGGAAGGGGATGTCGGCGCGGACAATTCCCTGCTCATCTTCGAGGACAACAGGGAAGTTTTCGAAGAAGTTCGGAAGACGACGAACCTGGAGCTCTCTGCCATCGCGATCTGTGAACACGATGTGACCAAGCCACGACGTGGGAAGGCCATCACCATTCACCATCGGTCCGACCCGGAACAGACCGCCCTTCGCAGGGCTGTTACCGACGTAGTCATAGAAGGCAAGTTTTTCAGGAATGGCTGCGTAGGCTTCCTCCCGTGTTGCTCCATCGTCCATCGCCGTTTGAACGCGACGGTTGATTTCGGTTTTGAAATAGCTCTGGTCCCACTGATAACGAGTCGGTCCGAACAGCTCAACCGGTGTGGCAGCGGAGCCGTACCACATGGTTCCAGCCACGATGAAGGCAGCGAAGAAAACAGCTGCGATGGCACTGGCCAGGACGGTTTCGATGTTTCCCATCCGGAGGGCTTTGTAGAGCCTCTCGGGGGGTCGGGTCGTGATGTGGAAGATTCCCGCGATGATTCCGACGATGCCTGCAGCGATGTGGTGGGCAACGATTCCTCCCGGATTAAAGGGGTTAAAACCCTCTGGTCCCCAAGCGGGTTGAACAGGTTCAAGATGTCCGGTGATTCCGTATGGGTCTGAGATCCACATCCCGGGACCGAAAACACCTGTGAGGTGGAAGGCTCCGAAGCCGAAGCATCCCAGGCCTGCAAGAAGGAGGTGAATCCCGAAAATCTTGGGAAGATCAAGGGCTGGCTCCCCGGTGCGCGGGTCCTGCCAGATTTCGAGATCCCAGTAGGTCCAGTGCCAGATCGCGGCCAGCATCAGAAGGCCACTGAAAATGATGTGGGCTGCTGCGACCCCTTCAAAGCTCCAGAAACCAGGATCGACACCTGTTTCTCCTGTGATGCTCCAGCCGCCCCAGCTGCCTGTGACCCCGAGTCGGGACATGAAGGGCATGACGAACATCCCCTGACGCCACATCGGATTCAGAACCGGATCTGAGGGGTCAAAGATGGCAAGTTCGTAGAGGGCCATGGAGCCGGCCCAGCCGGCGACCAGGGCTGTATGCATGAGGTGCACGGCCAGAAGTCGGCCCGGATCGTTGATAACGACGGTGTGCACCCGATACCAGGGCAATCCCATGGGACAGGTTTGAGGAACAAGGCTGCATCGGCAGCCAGACCAAGCGATGGTAAGGGTTATCAGCTGTGCTTCGTCGGCTTCGGTCGCGGGACGAAACGTGCC from the Synechococcus sp. KORDI-100 genome contains:
- a CDS encoding ComF family protein, producing MLNGILKAARSLLVEPSCPFCRQPVDAFASGLPCPDCRRRLGVPSAVLKGEDPLPWQALAHYSGAVRTFVNRQRKAPEPSRLNGLVQLLADRCTVEKDAVLVPIPSWRRQQRRSFADLIATGLGMEHRPILRRTRAGVGQHNLNRQQRLANLRGVFSVDNTGVAHNNDRIIWLVDDILTTGGTAMAARSALEASGHRVAGLICLARTPSPCRDLRYRRRQGDTPG
- a CDS encoding DUF2470 domain-containing protein translates to MPADPLTADVSTRICRHMNNDHAEAVLAYARHYGGITAPTNARMVAVTPDDMELEVDGESVRIRFDHSLTDSEDAHRTLVTMLRAMPNDKD
- a CDS encoding FGGY-family carbohydrate kinase, with the protein product MGESPLVLGIDLGTSGIRVAVLDRQTTILHSQSSRYRTGLTQPEDWQQGCRELIRAIPECMRSRLVALAVDGTSGTLLACEANGTPISRALRYSEAFPAHTEQLQQLVPEGGPAASSSSSLARGLRLMEQYGQDLLLRHQADWLNGWLLNDWRWGEEGNNVRLGWDLERNAWLPGLIDQAWGQALPQICPSGSRLGLIDAERANELDLPHQLQVIAGTTDSNAAVLAADPGDDDGITVLGTTLVMKRFTDRPIRGPGITLHRVGGRWLCGGASNAGGGVLSKLFDPSVLQELSRQIDPESDSGLCLRPYPGPGERFPVDNPNLQPVLEPRPVSDALYLHGLLEGLAEIEQQGWRCLTELGAPAPRRVISLGGGARNPQWRRLRERRLKIPVVSCFRPPAAGAARLALDAVAR
- the metK gene encoding methionine adenosyltransferase — protein: MSRHVFTSESVTEGHPDKICDQVSDAVLDALLAQDPSSRVACETVVNTGLCMITGEVTSKAQVDFIHLVRNVIREIGYSGARAGGFDANSCAVLVALDQQSPDIAQGVDEADDHEGDPLDRVGAGDQGIMFGYACNETPELMPLPISLAHRLSKRLAEVRHAGTLDYLLPDGKTQVSVVYEDDRPVAIDTILISTQHTAEVAGISDEQGIRDRITEDLWTHVVEPATADLALKPNRADTRYLVNPTGKFVVGGPQGDAGLTGRKIIVDTYGGYARHGGGAFSGKDPTKVDRSAAYAARYVAKCLVASGLAERAEVQLSYAIGVARPVSILVESFGTGKVSNAELTELVQEHFDLRPGAIIESFGLRTLPQQRGGRFYQNTAAYGHFGRNDLKAPWEDVADKSAELLQAEASRLKQGVTV
- a CDS encoding HAD family hydrolase, producing MAELLLKGQPIGRVKGVLFDKDGTLSRSEPHLLKLADDRISQALQIWKTLGRAALSEDALRQQLRDAFGRRDNGLDPAGTLAVAARRDNLTSMATVLCLQGCSWPEASRIASDSFDASDQSPSGLPTISELLPGVDGLIEALNQAAVTMAVISNDTRDGIDQFLSHHDLHKRISGLWSADDAPSKPDPGAVQALCAQCDLQPKDCALIGDAETDLTMATAAGIGVVLGFRGGWAVPPHLPSADHLFERWADLNVKASA
- a CDS encoding 30S ribosomal protein S1; protein product: MSATPTEEQVQETPAAEATNASVTTETSADQSSAVDDAEQAFGEDDLSIPEDVPSADDPSSRATSRSLDDAGFTLDEFAALLSKYDYNFKPGDIVNGTVFALESKGAMIDIGAKTAAFMPLQEVSINRVEGLGDVLQPGEIREFFIMSEENEDGQLALSVRRIEYQRAWERVRQLQKEDATIYSEVFATNRGGALVRVEGLRGFIPGSHISTRKPKEELVADFLPLKFLEVDEERNRLVLSHRRALVERKMNRLEVGEVVIGTVRGIKPYGAFIDIGGVSGLLHISEISHEHIETPHSVLNVNDQMKVMIIDLDAERGRISLSTKALEPEPGDMLTDPQKVFDNAEEMAARYKKMLLEQAEEGEEGLGVMMV
- the nrdR gene encoding transcriptional regulator NrdR; translation: MQCPSCQNTDSRVLESRAADSGRSVRRRRECLNCEFRFTTYERVETVPITVVKRDGSREIFSRSKLLHGLNRACEKTGLDASRLETMVEELELQLQQRSGRDVSSAEIGELVLAQLKVMSEVAYIRFASVYRQFRGISDFISTLETMNRDETHLAAVG
- a CDS encoding photosystem II reaction center protein T, whose protein sequence is MESFAYILILTFAIATLFFAIAFRDPPKIGK
- the psbB gene encoding photosystem II chlorophyll-binding protein CP47 gives rise to the protein MGLPWYRVHTVVINDPGRLLAVHLMHTALVAGWAGSMALYELAIFDPSDPVLNPMWRQGMFVMPFMSRLGVTGSWGGWSITGETGVDPGFWSFEGVAAAHIIFSGLLMLAAIWHWTYWDLEIWQDPRTGEPALDLPKIFGIHLLLAGLGCFGFGAFHLTGVFGPGMWISDPYGITGHLEPVQPAWGPEGFNPFNPGGIVAHHIAAGIVGIIAGIFHITTRPPERLYKALRMGNIETVLASAIAAVFFAAFIVAGTMWYGSAATPVELFGPTRYQWDQSYFKTEINRRVQTAMDDGATREEAYAAIPEKLAFYDYVGNSPAKGGLFRVGPMVNGDGLPTSWLGHIVFTDRDGRELQVRRLPNFFENFPVVLEDEQGIVRADIPFRRAEAKYSFEQQGVTAQVFGGALDGQTFSDPADVKRLARKSQLGEAFDFDRETYNSDGVFRSSPRGWFTFGHATFALLFFFGHIWHGARTLYRDVFAGIDPDLGDQVEFGLFAKLGDQTTRRLPDGYVPPAGTPLK